CCGTTTCTGTCGTCGCGCAGCCGCGCAGCGAGAGGAGCACGCCAACCGCGCGATTGTgagctcctcctcccccctccataAATAGCGCCGGctcggcgggcagcggcggcgccTGCCTCTACCACCTTCCCTCCGCATTTCCAACGACGGCAcagcgggagggagagagaggagatcCGCCGCGCGAGTAGATTTCCTCGCCGCGGTCCGTTAGTTAGCGCGGCGCCCGTGTGAGAGTCCAAGAACCGGACGGAGGAGTCAGGGCCGCGAGATGCAGAGCATGGCGGCGTCCTCCTCGTCTTCGAGAGGCTGGGCGGCGGTGCGACGTTGCCCCTCCCCTTCCTTGTCCGCGCGGCACGtcgccttctcctcctcgtcctcttcccgCTGCCCCGTCGCGGGCGCCGGCGCGCCCGTGCTGCCGCTCGGCATTCGCGGGGGCCGCCTGCCGCTCCCCTGCCCCCTGCTCCCGCCCGGCGGCAAGAACGGCGCTTCGGCGAGAAGGGCGACGGCGGCCGCCGCGCCGTCGGCGGAGGGAGACGGGAAGCCGGAGGCCGGCGGCATTCCGCGGACGCTGCAGCTCGGCGCCATGATCCTCGTCTGGTACCTCCTCAACATCTACTTCAACATCTACAACAAGCTGGTCAGTCCTAATCGACATTTATTTCCGCTTTCTTCCTTTATAGGATCATTACACATACAAATCGATTCTTGATCCTCCTAATCCAATCTTCCTTTGCATGTGACTGATGATGATTGATGATGCTACTACACAGGTTCTGAAAGCAGTGCCCTTCCCCTACACCATCACCACCTTCCAGTTCGCATCCGGCTCCTTCTTCATCACTCTCATGTGGCTGCTCAATCTGCATCCCAAGCCAAGGCTCTCCCTTCAACAGGTAACAACAAGGATAAACACTGATCTTTTATTACCCTTAAAAGTTTGCACGGATCTTAAAATTACTTGAAAAAGCTATTGCCATATTAGCCGGCAGATCAAAGCGTATCAATCGATTGATTTGGATACAAAAGACTATATTACCATTTTTTATTGAAGGGGTGTACTCCTAATCCTCACTTTTAATCTGCATCGGAATCTGTAAGCTTTTCtagggggtgtaccgaagcaaagTTCTTATTATACCCTGATCGTCTAAAAAAATGAATTTTCCTTTTCGGTAACACGTTCATGATTCATGTGAAATTGTATAGTAATTCAATTTTGAGATGAATGGATTAATCTTTTAATTATCGATGCAGTACGCAAAGATCCTGCCTTTGGCCTTAATACACATGATGGGCAACGTCTTCACCAACATGAGTTTGGGCAAGGTGGCTGTCTCCTTCACGCACACCATCAAGGCCATGGAGCCCTTCTTCTCTGTTCTGTTCTCAGTCTTGCTCCTCGGGCAGGTATTTTATTTCATCTTAAGTGGTCCGTCCTGACAAATGAAATGTACAGAAACAGATGAATATGTTGTTCTTAATTGTGCTGTTCTTGCAGACACCTTCTTTACTGGCAGTAGGTTCTCTCGTGCCGGTTGTCGGTGGAGTTGTGTTGGCATCTATGACTGAAGTTTCTTTCAACTGGTTAGTTGTAATATTGCCATTAGTTAATATTCCAAATGTCAAAGGATTGGGGAAACATTGACTTTTTGATTACCTCTTCAGATATTTGTAAGATCATCTACATCCGGATATAGCAAATCCAGCCCCTCATAGGTTCGCGGACGTTTCCGGGCATGTCCGTGGAGAGGGCCTGGTCACCCCTCATTTTGCGTCCGGTGCAACCGAGTACCTCAAATATCACACCTCAAATCCATACTACATATCCAACACAAAAGCTACGTAGTACCACATAGATAAACCTAGTGTTATgtggctgctagaaggagggcggcAGCTGCAGACCATGCATCTCCCGCACAcaccgacgcgctaggaggccgcgcgcagcagcctgcagcctcaccgccgccgacacgtggcgggtagtgatccaagccggaagcggtgacggcgacggcgggaacttgatctgGTGGATCGGGACTCCCGCCGGCGCGGTCGATGCGGGGCTTTGATACCAGATTGTTATgtggctgctagaaggagggcgcgagagggccggccgggggccttctcgcccacggccgggcaagagggaagggatttccttcttaattcttgcttgattagattgatacatctcctctctttatatagagaggtttactt
This DNA window, taken from Triticum aestivum cultivar Chinese Spring chromosome 1D, IWGSC CS RefSeq v2.1, whole genome shotgun sequence, encodes the following:
- the LOC123180669 gene encoding phosphoenolpyruvate/phosphate translocator 3, chloroplastic, translated to MQSMAASSSSSRGWAAVRRCPSPSLSARHVAFSSSSSSRCPVAGAGAPVLPLGIRGGRLPLPCPLLPPGGKNGASARRATAAAAPSAEGDGKPEAGGIPRTLQLGAMILVWYLLNIYFNIYNKLVLKAVPFPYTITTFQFASGSFFITLMWLLNLHPKPRLSLQQYAKILPLALIHMMGNVFTNMSLGKVAVSFTHTIKAMEPFFSVLFSVLLLGQTPSLLAVGSLVPVVGGVVLASMTEVSFNWIGFWSAMASNVTNQSRNVFSKKLLADKEETLDDINLFSIMTVMSFLLSVPLMLYLEGIKFSPSYVQSTGVNLQELCVKAAIAGTCFHFYQQVSYSLLARISPVTHSVANSVKRVVVIVSSVIFFRTPISPINALGTGLALLGVFLYSRFKKAKPKAKAA